In Populus nigra chromosome 1, ddPopNigr1.1, whole genome shotgun sequence, one genomic interval encodes:
- the LOC133675781 gene encoding uncharacterized protein LOC133675781, whose amino-acid sequence MADFGFLSDTDDSAVDELVSQTQELCVLEQVSKINCSGFTDSVLPADLETRFHKLKSFPPTKSKTPTTNKSLSRSNTDMNIISVKGKKDDDGSFSDSEKGENFSSEEQNPGEKMGSLKGQNEVFLDNKENPQWKSGLEKEMKSGSVSSPPSKSSMEEEIFSPKKENSDGKGGLKKKSLHGSDHSNSWVEDVIFSPSKQKPERKMSMKSKSKFGSSNSSNSLMDSPSPPRKVGCFWCSPKKKQSKESLGLDWESNNLDEYLSDLSTFSVKEQQKRLKKAMKEQEKMSKEAEKIVKWAKQASARMSFHDTDDVLSDDEIAK is encoded by the coding sequence ATGGCAGATTTTGGCTTCCTATCAGACACAGATGACTCGGCGGTAGACGAACTTGTATCTCAAACACAGGAACTCTGTGTCCTTGAACAAGTTTCTAAAATCAACTGTTCTGGTTTCACCGACTCGGTCCTTCCTGCTGATTTAGAAACCCGTTTTCACAAACTCAAATCCTTCCCTCCCACTAAATCTAAAACCCCAACTACCAATAAATCTCTCTCAAGGTCTAACACTGATATGAACATCATCTCAGTGAAGGGTAAAAAAGATGATGATGGGTCCTTTTCTGATTCTGAAAAAGGAGAAAACTTTTCAAGTGAGGAGCAAAACCCAGGTGAGAAAATGGGATCTTTGAAGGggcaaaatgaagtttttttggACAACAAAGAAAACCCACAATGGAAATCGGGtttagaaaaggaaatgaaaagtggCTCTGTTTCTTCTCCTCCTTCAAAATCGTCAATGGAAGAAGAGATTTTTTCTCCGAAGAAAGAAAACTCAGATGGGAAAGGGGGTTTAAAGAAGAAGTCTTTACACGGGTCTGATCATTCTAACTCATGGGTGGAAGATGTGATTTTCTCACCATCCAAACAGAAACCGGAGAGGAAAATGAGtatgaaatcaaaatcaaaatttgggTCTTCCAATTCATCAAATTCACTCATGGATTCACCTTCTCCTCCTAGAAAAGTTGGCTGCTTTTGGTGTTCTCCTAAAAAGAAGCAAAGCAAGGAAAGTTTGGGTCTTGACTGGGAAAGCAATAATCTTGATGAGTACTTGTCTGATTTGAGTACCTTTTCAGTGAAAGAGCAGCAGAAAAGACTAAAGAAGGCAATGAAAGAGCAAGAGAAGATGAGTAAAGAGGCAGAGAAGATTGTGAAGTGGGCAAAGCAGGCATCTGCGAGGATGAGTTTTCATGACACTGACGATGTGCTAAGTGACGATGAGATTGCTAAATGA
- the LOC133681027 gene encoding probable serine/threonine-protein kinase PBL15: protein MKESSQPWRPFTAKYCCSVEDQTFFGNFSRCRTSKSDISKNINAPAPSFRRLSFSDLSRSSSTRINEDLAQSFGPDLFDFQLSELRAITQNFSSNFLLGEGGFGTVHKGYVDDNLRQGLKAQAVAVKLLDIEGLQGHREWLAEVIFLGQLRHPNLVKLIGYCCEEEERLLVYEFMPRGSLENHLFKRISVSLPWSTRLKIAIGAAKGLAFLHGAEKPVIYRDFKTSNVLLDSDFTVKLSDFGLAKMGPEGSDTHVTTRVMGTYGYAAPEYVSTGHLTTKSDVFSFGVVLLELLTGRRATDKSRPKREQNIIDWAKPYLTSSRRLRCIIDPRLAGQYSVKGAKQMALLARQCVSLNPKDRPKMPSIVETLEALQHYKDMAVACGQSQASTKSATRNGVSSGGRLEGRGASYRKSAPVITSSKKT from the exons ATGAAGGAATCTTCACAGCCATGGAGACCATTCACAGCTAAATATTGCTGTTCAGTTGAAGACCAAACATTCTTTGGCAACTTCAGCAGGTGTAGGACATCAAAATCAGACATTTCCAAGAACATCAATGCTCCGGCACCATCATTCAGAAGATTGTCATTCTCTGATCTTAGCCGTTCTTCGTCAACACGTATTAATGAGGATCTTGCACAATCTTTTGGGCCTGActtgtttgattttcaattgaGTGAGTTACGTGCCATAACACAGAATTTTTCTAGCAATTTCTTGCTGGGAGAGGGTGGGTTTGGGACAGTGCATAAGGGTTATGTAGATGATAATTTGAGGCAAGGTTTGAAGGCTCAGGCTGTTGCTGTTAAGCTTCTTGACATTGAGGGCCTGCAAGGTCACCGTGAATGGCTg GCGGAAGTAATATTTTTAGGGCAACTTAGGCATCCAAATTTGGTTAAATTGATTGGTTATTgctgtgaagaagaagaacgacTTCTTGTCTATGAATTTATGCCTCGAGGCAGTTTAGAGAATCACTTATTTAAAA GGATTTCAGTGTCCTTGCCATGGAGCACGAGGTTAAAGATTGCAATAGGAGCAGCCAAGGGGCTAGCCTTCTTGCATGGCGCTGAGAAGCCTGTCATATACCGTGACTTCAAAACTTCCAATGTGTTGCTAGATTCT GATTTTACGGTTAAATTATCAGATTTTGGACTCGCAAAGATGGGACCTGAAGGATCAGACACGCATGTTACCACCAGAGTGATGGGGACCTATGGATATGCTGCCCCTGAATATGTCTCAACAG GACACTTGACAACAAAAAGTGATGTTTTTAGCTTTGGGGTGGTCCTACTAGAGCTGCTTACAGGGAGGAGAGCAACGGATAAATCAAGACCAAAGAGGGAGCAAAACATCATTGACTGGGCAAAACCTTACCTGACCAGCAGTCGCAGGTTGCGCTGTATTATAGATCCAAGACTTGCAGGCCAGTATTCTGTCAAGGGAGCGAAGCAAATGGCCCTGCTAGCACGACAATGCGTGAGTTTAAACCCCAAAGACAGGCCCAAAATGCCATCCATTGTCGAGACTCTTGAAGCCCTACAACATTACAAGGACATGGCTGTGGCTTGTGGGCAATCGCAAGCATCAACAAAATCTGCTACGAGAAATGGAGTTTCCTCTGGAGGAAGGTTGGAAGGTAGAGGTGCAAGTTATAGGAAATCAGCTCCAGTTATTACATCAAGCAAGAAAAcatga